From the Lathyrus oleraceus cultivar Zhongwan6 chromosome 4, CAAS_Psat_ZW6_1.0, whole genome shotgun sequence genome, one window contains:
- the LOC127138637 gene encoding heat shock factor protein HSF30, giving the protein MAVAHGGCDGEIGGVRSNLIPSVKAELFDDSAGSSSPGYDDVLSERKDSVVTEEEGATASHAIHIKEEVAEDDGANASSSMEFPKPMAGLHEVGPPPFLKKTYEMVEDPETDPIVSWSGSRDSFIVWDYHEFSKVLLPKYFKHNNFSSFIRQLNTYGFRKIDSDRWEFANEGFKGGKKHLLKTIRRRSKYNKLHQGGFNLMTPGVESEVEKLKKDQNMLKLEILKLRQQQENSNIQLTNVNERVRRAEMKQYQMIYFLTKMARKPVFMDQLIQKMKRKKEVDGGIDMVKRPRLLGTQGTSVDYRPQGREQFDTLQTELNGLFTENVNIGRMEPPVSDPLENGFVSSLHEMRACGDSRQSAQDVSSAYHVMSEKLLSENSVVDEEMDVNDSNIYLELEDLISKPTDWGGSASGLVGQTS; this is encoded by the exons atggCGGTGGCTCACGGTGGATGCGACGGTGAAATCGGTGGCGTCAGGTCTAACCTAATCCCATCAGTAAAAGCAGAGTTATTCGATGACAGTGCAGGTTCAAGTTCACCTGGTTACGACGACGTTTTAAGCGAAAGAAAAGACTCAGTCGTAACGGAAGAAGAAGGTGCTACAGCTTCTCACGCTATTCACATCAAAGAAGAAGTTGCTGAAGACGACGGTGCTAACGCTTCGTCTTCGATGGAGTTTCCAAAACCAATGGCAGGGTTGCACGAGGTTGGTCCACCGCCGTTTCTCAAGAAGACGTATGAAATGGTGGAGGATCCCGAAACCGACCCGATTGTTTCGTGGAGCGGTTCTCGTGATAGTTTCATTGTTTGGGATTATCATGAATTCTCCAAAGTTCTTCTTCCCAAATATTTTAAGCACAATAATTTCTCTAGCTTCATTCGCCAGCTCAACACCTAT GGGTTTAGGAAGATTGATTCAGACCGATGGGAGTTTGCAAATGAAGGGTTTAAAGGAGGGAAGAAGCATTTGTTGAAGACCATAAGAAGGAGAAGTAAGTATAACAAACTACATCAAGGAGGATTCAATTTGATGACACCAGGTGTTGAATCTGAAGTAGAGAAACTTAAGAAGGACCAAAACATGTTGAAATTGGAAATTCTGAAACTAAGGCAGCAACAAGAGAATTCAAATATTCAACTCACAAATGTTAATGAGCGGGTTCGGCGTGCTGAGATGAAGCAATATCAAATGATATATTTCCTCACAAAAATGGCTAGAAAGCCGGTGTTTATGGATCAGTTAATTCAGAAGATGAAGCGGAAAAAAGAGGTTGATGGTGGTATAGATATGGTTAAAAGGCCTAGATTACTTGGAACACAAGGTACTAGTGTTGATTATAGGCCTCAAGGTCGAGAACAGTTTGATACTTTGCAGACTGAATTGAATGGACTTTTTACTGAAAATGTGAACATTGGTAGAATGGAACCACCGGTTTCTGATCCATTGGAGAATGGATTCGTTAGCTCTTTACATGAAATGAGGGCTTGCGGTGATTCTAGACAAAGTGCGCAAGATGTTTCTTCTGCTTATCATGTTATGTCAGAGAAATTATTGAGTGAAAATTCTGTTGTTGATGAAGAAATGGATGTGAATGACTCTAATATCTATCTTGAGTTAGAGGATTTGATTAGTAAACCAACGGATTGGGGTGGATCTGCTAGTGGTTTGGTTGGACAAACTAGTTGA
- the LOC127135134 gene encoding IQ domain-containing protein IQM1, whose protein sequence is MDSSNTNLPVLSLPKADSELDAAAIKIQKVYKSYQTRKNLADCAIIVEELWWRALEFAALKRASASFVDGEKSKQVRVSEFDAAATKNQKDYKGYRTRRTLKNGRKLKKK, encoded by the coding sequence ATGGATTCATCAAACACTAATCTTCCGGTGCTGTCTCTGCCTAAAGCAGACTCGGAGCTTGATGCTGCTGCAATCAAAATTCAAAAGGTTTATAAGAGTTACCAAACAAGAAAAAACCTTGCAGATTGTGCAATTATTGTGGAAGAGTTATGGTGGAGGGCATTGGAGTTTGCTGCTCTTAAAAGAGCCTCCGCTTCGTTTGTTGATGGTGAGAAATCTAAACAAGTTCGCGTCTCTGAGTTTGATGCTGCTGCAACTAAAAATCAAAAGGATTACAAAGGTTACCGTACTAGAAGAACATTGAAGAATGGAAGAAAGTTAAAGAAAAAATAA